In the genome of Desulfovibrio desulfuricans, one region contains:
- the larB gene encoding nickel pincer cofactor biosynthesis protein LarB, with protein MTNDMLQDLLSAVKNGGLSVAEGMNALRDSAFLDLGHTKFDAHRALRNGFPEVVYGEGKTPEQVAEIFCLPGTQGNILATRVSPEMASHVQSLCPDAEYNRLGRTLTLARSPQVWKQGEVAIVTAGTSDLPVAEEAHVTCGMLGCKTRIISDVGVAGIHRLLTCLPAIRSARVVIVVAGMEGALASVVGGLIPQPVIAVPTSVGYGASFAGLSALLGMLTSCASGVTVVNIDNGFGAACAACRIANA; from the coding sequence ATGACAAACGACATGTTGCAAGACCTGCTGTCAGCCGTTAAAAACGGCGGGCTCTCCGTAGCTGAGGGCATGAATGCCCTGCGTGATTCAGCTTTTCTGGATTTGGGGCATACAAAGTTCGACGCGCACCGCGCCCTGCGGAACGGATTTCCCGAGGTGGTCTACGGCGAGGGCAAAACGCCGGAACAGGTGGCCGAAATATTTTGTCTGCCGGGCACGCAGGGCAACATACTTGCCACGCGCGTTTCGCCCGAGATGGCCAGTCATGTCCAATCCCTATGTCCGGATGCCGAGTATAACCGGCTGGGGCGTACCCTGACCCTGGCCCGAAGCCCCCAGGTGTGGAAGCAGGGCGAGGTGGCCATTGTCACAGCGGGCACGTCCGACCTGCCCGTTGCGGAAGAGGCGCACGTAACCTGCGGCATGCTGGGGTGCAAGACCCGCATAATTTCCGACGTCGGCGTAGCGGGCATTCACCGCCTGCTGACGTGCCTGCCCGCCATCCGTTCCGCGCGGGTTGTCATTGTGGTTGCGGGCATGGAGGGTGCGCTGGCCAGTGTTGTGGGCGGCCTGATACCGCAGCCAGTTATTGCTGTTCCCACCTCTGTAGGGTACGGAGCCTCCTTTGCCGGCCTTTCAGCACTGCTTGGCATGCTCACCTCCTGCGCGAGCGGCGTTACTGTGGTAAATATAGACAATGGTTTTGGGGCCGCCTGCGCCGCTTGCAGAATAGCCAATGCGTAA